A genomic region of Caulobacter sp. NIBR2454 contains the following coding sequences:
- a CDS encoding glutathione S-transferase family protein: MLTVHHLNNSRSQRVLWLLEELGVPYEVKHYQRDAKTMLAPPELRAVHPLGKSPVITDGDITVAETGAIVEYILERYGNGRLVPAAGTPQKLAYTHWLHFAEGSAMSPLLMKLVFGVLPDRAPKLLKPIVKGISAKAQAGFVDPQLKAHQAYWEDTLSKSEWFAGPEFSGADVMMSFPIEAAASRAPFGDDKPKLKAFLARIHARPAYKKALERGGPYAYA, translated from the coding sequence ATGCTCACCGTCCACCACCTCAACAACTCCCGCTCCCAGCGCGTGCTGTGGCTGCTCGAGGAGTTGGGCGTCCCCTACGAGGTCAAGCACTACCAGCGCGACGCCAAGACCATGCTGGCCCCGCCGGAACTGCGGGCCGTCCACCCGCTGGGCAAGTCGCCCGTCATCACCGACGGCGACATCACCGTCGCCGAGACCGGCGCCATCGTCGAATACATCCTGGAGCGCTACGGAAACGGCCGTCTGGTCCCCGCCGCCGGCACGCCGCAAAAGCTGGCCTATACCCACTGGCTGCACTTCGCCGAGGGGTCGGCCATGTCGCCCCTGCTGATGAAGCTGGTGTTCGGCGTCCTGCCCGACCGCGCGCCCAAGCTGCTCAAGCCCATCGTCAAGGGCATCTCGGCCAAGGCCCAGGCGGGCTTCGTCGATCCCCAGCTCAAGGCCCACCAGGCCTATTGGGAGGACACGCTGTCCAAGTCCGAATGGTTCGCCGGTCCGGAGTTCTCCGGCGCCGACGTCATGATGAGTTTCCCGATCGAGGCCGCCGCCTCCCGCGCCCCGTTCGGCGACGACAAGCCCAAGCTGAAGGCGTTCCTGGCCCGCATCCACGCCCGCCCCGCCTATAAGAAGGCGCTGGAGCGCGGCGGGCCGTACGCCTACGCCTAA
- the greA gene encoding transcription elongation factor GreA, with protein MEKVPMTAGGYTALDEELKRLKTIERPNVIAAISEARSHGDLSENAEYHAAKERQGWIEGRIAEIEDKIARAQVIDVSKLSGTQVKFGATVSVVDEDTEEEARYQIVGEHEADVKAGRVSIVSPIARAMIGKEKGDVVEVNTPGGVKAYEILKVEWI; from the coding sequence ATGGAAAAAGTCCCGATGACCGCCGGGGGCTATACCGCCCTCGACGAAGAATTGAAGCGTCTCAAAACGATTGAGCGGCCGAACGTTATCGCCGCCATTTCGGAGGCGCGTTCGCACGGCGATCTCAGCGAGAACGCCGAGTACCATGCCGCCAAGGAGCGTCAGGGCTGGATCGAAGGCCGTATCGCCGAGATCGAGGACAAGATCGCTCGCGCTCAGGTCATCGACGTCTCCAAGCTGTCCGGCACTCAGGTGAAGTTCGGCGCCACCGTCAGCGTGGTCGATGAGGACACCGAGGAAGAGGCTCGCTACCAGATCGTCGGCGAGCACGAAGCCGACGTGAAGGCTGGCCGCGTGTCCATCGTCTCGCCCATCGCCCGCGCGATGATCGGCAAGGAGAAGGGCGATGTCGTCGAGGTGAACACCCCCGGCGGCGTGAAGGCCTACGAAATCCTCAAGGTCGAGTGGATCTAG
- a CDS encoding mitochondrial fission ELM1 family protein, with protein sequence MDLASAKPSEPLVIWAVSDGRAGIEAQAVGLAEAIARQTRARIVVKRVAYRGDWGKLPWRLHPFPRSTLTPQSDITGPWPDIWIGCGRASIPLSIRVKRWSRGKTFVVQLQDPRAPVRLFDLVAPPKHDRLTGDNVVPIIGSPHRVTPARLAAERKAFGRKLDRLPHPRVAVLVGGKSKAFDLSQTRAAALARELVLPLELEGGSLMVTFSRRTPPEAVALMTSRLRHLPGMIWNGEGPNPYFAFLAAADFICVTEDSTNMAVEAAGTGKPVFVLKMDGESRKFRAFHQSLEDHGAARPFGGHFHGWTYEPLAETDRLASEVLARMGVSTQAF encoded by the coding sequence GTGGATCTAGCATCCGCCAAACCGTCCGAGCCGCTCGTCATCTGGGCGGTTTCGGACGGGCGCGCCGGAATCGAGGCCCAGGCCGTCGGCCTGGCCGAGGCCATCGCGCGCCAGACCCGCGCCCGCATCGTGGTCAAGCGCGTCGCCTATCGCGGCGATTGGGGAAAGCTGCCCTGGCGGCTGCATCCCTTCCCGCGCTCGACCCTGACGCCGCAAAGCGACATCACCGGCCCCTGGCCCGACATCTGGATCGGCTGCGGCCGAGCCAGCATTCCCCTGTCGATCCGCGTCAAGCGCTGGTCCAGGGGCAAGACCTTCGTGGTCCAGCTGCAGGACCCCCGCGCCCCGGTCCGCCTGTTCGACCTCGTCGCCCCGCCCAAGCATGACCGCCTGACCGGCGACAATGTCGTGCCGATCATCGGCTCGCCGCACCGGGTCACCCCGGCCCGCCTCGCTGCCGAACGCAAGGCCTTCGGGCGCAAGCTGGACCGCCTGCCCCATCCCCGGGTCGCCGTGCTGGTGGGCGGCAAGTCCAAGGCCTTCGACCTGTCCCAAACCCGCGCCGCCGCCCTGGCGCGCGAACTGGTCCTGCCGCTTGAACTCGAGGGCGGCTCGCTGATGGTGACCTTCTCGCGCCGCACCCCGCCCGAGGCCGTCGCCCTAATGACGTCGCGCCTGCGCCACCTGCCCGGCATGATCTGGAACGGCGAAGGCCCCAACCCCTATTTCGCGTTCCTGGCCGCCGCCGACTTCATCTGCGTTACCGAGGACAGCACCAACATGGCGGTCGAGGCCGCCGGCACCGGCAAGCCGGTCTTCGTGCTGAAGATGGACGGGGAGAGCCGCAAGTTCCGCGCCTTCCACCAGTCCCTGGAAGACCATGGCGCCGCCCGCCCCTTCGGCGGCCATTTCCACGGCTGGACCTACGAACCCCTGGCGGAAACCGACCGTCTGGCGAGTGAAGTGCTGGCGCGGATGGGCGTCTCTACCCAGGCCTTCTGA
- a CDS encoding class I SAM-dependent methyltransferase: protein MDAVRESIEVNRRFGDRLMRLGYALYPDVGVVRFLSRLKRDGAVGGRGLDLGCGGGRHLLTLQEFGYSPMGLDVSEDAIAAARGFCQAAGIDSELMLSAFEAAEFESPLDVILACGVMYLQPIQELKLQLKRCSDWLRPGGAMWANFRHPDTSFSKSGVLRPDGLVEIDERSPQHAGGRFLFLERDQILELVGEAGFEVFNSERTELWRNANTERHVWEAVWLRRPG, encoded by the coding sequence ATGGACGCGGTACGCGAAAGCATTGAGGTCAATCGCCGGTTTGGTGACCGGCTCATGCGACTGGGTTACGCACTGTATCCTGATGTCGGCGTCGTCCGTTTCCTGAGCCGACTGAAGCGGGATGGCGCTGTTGGTGGACGGGGACTGGATCTCGGCTGCGGCGGCGGGCGACATCTGCTCACCCTTCAGGAGTTCGGATACTCGCCGATGGGTCTTGACGTCAGCGAGGACGCCATCGCCGCCGCCAGGGGTTTCTGCCAAGCGGCCGGCATTGATTCGGAGCTGATGCTCTCGGCGTTCGAGGCGGCCGAATTCGAAAGTCCGCTCGATGTCATCCTCGCATGCGGCGTCATGTATTTGCAGCCTATCCAAGAACTGAAGCTTCAACTGAAACGATGCTCGGATTGGCTACGGCCCGGCGGAGCCATGTGGGCGAACTTCCGCCACCCGGACACTTCGTTCTCCAAATCGGGCGTCTTGCGGCCGGATGGCTTGGTCGAAATCGACGAGCGGAGTCCGCAGCATGCCGGCGGGCGGTTTCTCTTCCTGGAAAGGGACCAGATTCTGGAGTTAGTCGGCGAAGCGGGCTTTGAGGTCTTCAACAGCGAGCGGACCGAGCTTTGGCGCAACGCGAATACTGAGCGCCACGTCTGGGAGGCCGTCTGGCTCAGAAGGCCTGGGTAG
- a CDS encoding class I SAM-dependent methyltransferase has translation MSASDTNLAERSRDFWSNAVRKNRLLYPDSEVIRFMARMVPDRTANAGKPALDIGCGSGRHLLLLADYGFSPVGLDFSADALTAAREGLAERGVTDVRLIEAPFQDADIAPESLSVVIAYGVFFIASIESAAADLARAYEVLEPGGALMINFRDPESWFFGLGEKLGEGFYALDDRAGAYAGSNYLFLDEAQCERLVTDAGFEIVNREGITLLKADRQERHVWNNYWLRKPTA, from the coding sequence TTGAGCGCGTCTGACACCAACCTCGCTGAGCGCAGTCGCGACTTCTGGAGCAATGCGGTCCGCAAGAACCGGCTCCTCTATCCCGACAGCGAAGTGATCCGCTTCATGGCCCGGATGGTCCCGGACCGTACGGCGAACGCCGGCAAACCTGCGCTGGACATCGGTTGCGGTAGCGGGCGGCATCTCCTGCTGCTGGCGGACTATGGCTTTTCGCCCGTGGGTCTGGATTTCAGCGCCGATGCGCTGACCGCCGCTCGCGAGGGCCTGGCCGAACGCGGCGTGACGGACGTGCGTCTCATAGAAGCGCCCTTCCAGGACGCCGACATCGCGCCGGAAAGCCTCTCGGTCGTCATCGCCTACGGCGTGTTCTTCATCGCCTCTATAGAGTCCGCGGCGGCTGATCTGGCCCGCGCCTATGAGGTTTTGGAGCCCGGCGGAGCGCTGATGATCAACTTCCGCGATCCAGAGAGCTGGTTCTTCGGCCTGGGTGAAAAGCTGGGCGAAGGCTTCTACGCTCTGGACGACCGCGCTGGGGCCTATGCCGGGAGCAACTATCTGTTCCTCGACGAAGCCCAGTGCGAGCGGCTGGTGACGGATGCAGGGTTCGAGATCGTGAACCGCGAGGGGATCACCCTGCTCAAGGCTGATCGCCAGGAGCGCCACGTCTGGAACAACTACTGGCTGAGGAAGCCAACCGCCTAA
- a CDS encoding ATP-grasp domain-containing protein, protein MIRRVLAVGAGPEQLHPIRMAKAMGLQVAAVDRDPGAPGFALADIWRPIDVADEAAVIAFAREVGVDAALPAPIGRFLTTVAAVNAALGLRGVQPAAAAACADKRLAHDILSAAGVPVAAQIAIDDPAQLPEAVAKVGAPCVVKPAFGSGSRGVALCATTDQALALAPSGHVALGESWLVEAALQGTEYGVDAAIYADVFTGLLVREKVMTPPPDRQELTYIHPPRAPQATTVAVLNVVEAAARAIGLTDCLINADVMVDAAGRASLIEISGRAPGNNITTRIYPAIYGSDLIGAALTALGEGGPLAHPGEGRPVVFAFLPTPAGRVVSVGALPKTPGLLDIEVRMAVGDRLAPLRTGTDAMARGWLMTTGGDSHEALANAQAALAALEIEIERV, encoded by the coding sequence ATGATCCGCCGGGTGCTGGCCGTGGGTGCGGGCCCCGAACAACTTCACCCCATCCGCATGGCCAAGGCCATGGGCCTGCAAGTGGCGGCCGTGGATCGCGACCCCGGCGCGCCGGGGTTCGCGCTGGCGGATATCTGGCGGCCCATCGACGTGGCCGACGAGGCGGCGGTGATCGCCTTCGCGCGTGAGGTCGGCGTGGATGCAGCGCTGCCGGCCCCGATCGGAAGGTTTCTGACCACAGTGGCGGCGGTGAACGCCGCGCTGGGCCTGCGCGGCGTGCAGCCGGCGGCGGCGGCGGCCTGCGCCGACAAGCGCCTGGCGCACGACATCCTGTCGGCCGCCGGGGTTCCGGTCGCGGCCCAGATCGCTATCGACGATCCCGCTCAACTGCCGGAAGCGGTGGCCAAGGTCGGCGCGCCCTGTGTGGTGAAGCCGGCCTTCGGGTCTGGCAGCCGGGGCGTGGCGCTGTGCGCGACGACTGATCAGGCGCTCGCCCTTGCCCCGTCCGGCCATGTCGCGCTCGGCGAGTCCTGGCTGGTCGAGGCGGCGCTGCAGGGGACCGAGTACGGTGTGGACGCGGCCATCTACGCAGACGTCTTCACCGGTCTGTTGGTGCGCGAAAAGGTCATGACCCCCCCGCCTGACCGACAGGAGCTGACCTACATCCATCCGCCGCGGGCGCCGCAGGCGACGACCGTCGCGGTGCTAAACGTCGTCGAGGCCGCCGCGCGAGCCATCGGCCTGACGGACTGCCTGATCAACGCCGATGTCATGGTCGACGCCGCCGGGCGGGCCAGCCTGATCGAGATTTCGGGCCGGGCCCCGGGCAATAACATTACGACGCGAATCTACCCCGCCATCTACGGATCGGACCTGATCGGCGCGGCTCTGACTGCGCTGGGGGAGGGCGGGCCGCTGGCCCATCCGGGAGAGGGGCGGCCGGTAGTGTTCGCCTTCCTGCCGACGCCGGCGGGGCGGGTGGTCTCGGTCGGAGCGCTTCCCAAGACACCGGGCCTGCTCGACATCGAAGTCCGCATGGCGGTCGGCGACCGGCTGGCGCCGCTGAGGACCGGTACCGACGCCATGGCGCGGGGCTGGCTGATGACGACCGGCGGCGACTCGCACGAAGCTCTCGCCAACGCACAGGCGGCCCTGGCGGCCCTGGAGATTGAAATTGAGCGCGTCTGA
- a CDS encoding N-acetylneuraminate synthase family protein: protein MARIKFGDRHIGEGEPCYLVAEIGANHDGDPDKCLELVRLAAAAGADAVKLQTYTAAELVADPERVITWGPEGLERSETIGGLFDRLALPRDAHAAIFAEAKRLGVTIFSTPFSLDGIGFLSGLGAPGWKIASSDIQYGRMLDALAATGQPVIMSTGKHTLAEVDAAVSRLRRGGCKELVLLHCIAQYPAPMDEMNLRSIPALQGIYPDAPVGLSDHSIGVTAGLGAVALGARMIEKHFTYDKAADGPDHWFSADPAEFAALVRGVREMEAALGGVRLGVTESEIVERRNAVRSLVTARPIKAGQAITDADLTALRPGWGINPMQAEAVVGLAPGRDLPAGQVLTWDDLKPAP, encoded by the coding sequence ATGGCCAGGATCAAGTTCGGCGACCGGCACATCGGCGAGGGCGAGCCCTGCTATCTCGTGGCCGAGATCGGGGCCAATCACGACGGCGATCCCGACAAGTGCCTGGAACTGGTGCGCCTGGCCGCCGCGGCGGGGGCCGACGCGGTCAAGCTGCAGACCTATACCGCCGCCGAACTGGTGGCCGACCCCGAGCGGGTGATCACCTGGGGTCCGGAGGGACTTGAGCGGTCCGAGACCATCGGCGGCCTGTTCGACCGGTTGGCTCTGCCGCGCGACGCGCATGCCGCTATCTTCGCCGAGGCCAAGCGTCTGGGGGTGACCATCTTCTCCACCCCGTTCAGTCTGGACGGCATCGGCTTTCTGAGCGGGCTGGGCGCGCCGGGATGGAAGATCGCCTCGTCCGACATCCAATACGGCCGAATGCTCGACGCCCTGGCGGCCACGGGCCAGCCGGTGATCATGTCGACGGGCAAACATACCCTTGCTGAGGTGGACGCCGCGGTCAGCCGTCTGCGCAGGGGCGGCTGCAAGGAGTTGGTGCTGCTGCACTGCATCGCCCAGTACCCCGCGCCCATGGACGAGATGAACCTGCGGTCCATCCCCGCCCTGCAGGGGATCTATCCCGATGCGCCGGTCGGACTGTCGGACCATTCCATCGGCGTCACGGCCGGGCTTGGGGCCGTGGCCCTGGGCGCACGGATGATCGAGAAGCACTTCACCTACGACAAGGCCGCTGATGGACCCGACCACTGGTTCAGCGCCGACCCCGCGGAGTTCGCTGCTCTTGTCCGGGGCGTGCGCGAGATGGAGGCGGCCCTCGGCGGTGTTCGCCTGGGCGTCACCGAGAGCGAGATTGTGGAACGCCGCAACGCCGTGCGCTCGCTGGTCACCGCGCGACCCATCAAGGCTGGTCAGGCGATCACGGATGCGGATCTGACAGCGCTTCGTCCTGGCTGGGGCATCAATCCCATGCAGGCGGAGGCGGTGGTGGGATTGGCCCCCGGCCGCGACCTGCCGGCCGGCCAGGTGCTGACCTGGGACGATCTCAAGCCCGCGCCATGA
- a CDS encoding glycosyltransferase family protein, producing the protein MTTVAITQARMTSERLPGKILLPLAGAPLLARHLARLARARSLDRVVVASPTGSVSDPIRELCAGLGFTVIDGPEEDVLARFMNAARATQADIIVRVTSDCPFIDPELVDLVIARRAEANADYATLDAPGVYPRGLDVEVFTRAALEAVGAEAVGRHDREHVTPFIRNQPDRFSTLRVAAEGAGGDYRLCVDTAADLALARTLYEHFGGDDFSWRDVVAILDARPDWAALNADVIQKAV; encoded by the coding sequence ATGACCACGGTCGCCATCACCCAGGCGCGGATGACCTCCGAGCGCCTGCCCGGCAAGATCCTGCTGCCCCTGGCGGGAGCCCCCCTGCTAGCCCGCCACCTTGCGCGACTGGCCAGAGCCCGAAGCCTCGACCGGGTCGTCGTCGCCTCGCCGACAGGTTCAGTCTCCGATCCGATCCGCGAGCTATGTGCTGGTCTCGGCTTCACGGTCATCGACGGTCCCGAAGAGGATGTTCTCGCCCGTTTCATGAACGCCGCCCGCGCGACCCAGGCCGACATCATCGTCCGTGTCACTTCCGATTGCCCGTTCATCGACCCCGAACTGGTCGATCTCGTCATCGCGCGCCGGGCCGAGGCCAACGCCGACTACGCCACTCTGGACGCCCCCGGCGTCTACCCGCGCGGCCTGGACGTGGAGGTATTCACCCGCGCGGCGTTGGAGGCCGTTGGCGCGGAAGCGGTCGGTCGTCACGACCGCGAGCACGTCACCCCCTTCATCCGCAACCAGCCGGACCGTTTCTCGACCCTGCGTGTGGCGGCCGAGGGCGCGGGCGGCGATTATCGCCTCTGCGTGGATACGGCGGCCGATCTAGCCCTCGCGCGGACGCTCTATGAACACTTCGGCGGCGATGATTTTAGCTGGCGCGACGTGGTCGCGATCCTCGACGCCCGCCCCGACTGGGCGGCGCTTAACGCCGACGTGATCCAAAAAGCAGTGTGA
- the trxB gene encoding thioredoxin-disulfide reductase: MSDPRTTRCLIIGSGPAGYTAAIYAARALLKPVLIAGIQPGGQLTITTDVENYPGFADVIQGPWLMDQMRAQAEHVGTEMINDIVLSVDLSKRPFHVKCDSGAEWLAETLIIATGAQAKWLGIESESKFQGFGVSACATCDGFFYRGKEVVVVGGGNTAVEEALFLTNFASKVTLVHRKDELRAEKILQERLLAHPKIEVVWDSVLDEVTGDSDPMGVTGVRLKNIKTGETRDLSCDGVFIAIGHAPASQLFAGQLEMDSSGYLKVKAGTASTAVQGVYAAGDVTDDVYRQAVTAAGMGCMAALEAVRFLAEEDHLKANHPISHAEAEKIGAW; the protein is encoded by the coding sequence ATGTCCGACCCTCGCACCACTCGCTGCCTGATCATTGGTTCAGGCCCCGCCGGCTACACCGCGGCCATCTATGCCGCCCGCGCCTTGCTCAAGCCCGTCTTGATCGCCGGGATCCAGCCCGGCGGCCAGCTGACCATCACCACGGACGTGGAGAACTATCCGGGCTTCGCCGACGTCATCCAGGGTCCCTGGCTGATGGATCAGATGCGCGCCCAGGCCGAGCACGTGGGCACGGAGATGATCAACGACATCGTCCTGTCCGTGGACCTGTCCAAGCGCCCCTTCCACGTGAAGTGCGACAGCGGCGCCGAATGGCTGGCCGAGACCCTGATCATCGCCACCGGCGCCCAGGCCAAGTGGCTGGGCATCGAGAGCGAGTCCAAGTTCCAGGGCTTTGGCGTCAGCGCCTGCGCCACCTGCGACGGCTTCTTCTATCGCGGCAAGGAAGTGGTCGTGGTCGGCGGCGGCAACACCGCGGTCGAAGAAGCCCTGTTCCTCACCAATTTCGCCAGCAAGGTCACCCTGGTTCACCGCAAGGACGAACTGCGGGCGGAAAAGATTCTGCAAGAGCGCCTTCTGGCCCACCCGAAGATCGAAGTGGTCTGGGACAGCGTGCTGGATGAAGTCACCGGTGACAGCGACCCCATGGGCGTCACCGGCGTACGCCTTAAGAACATCAAGACCGGCGAAACCCGCGATCTGTCCTGCGACGGCGTGTTCATCGCCATCGGCCACGCCCCGGCGTCGCAACTCTTCGCCGGCCAGCTGGAGATGGACTCCAGCGGTTATCTGAAGGTCAAGGCGGGCACCGCCTCGACCGCCGTCCAGGGCGTCTACGCCGCCGGCGACGTAACCGACGACGTCTATCGCCAGGCCGTCACCGCCGCCGGCATGGGCTGCATGGCCGCGCTGGAGGCCGTGCGCTTCCTGGCCGAGGAAGATCACCTGAAGGCCAACCACCCTATCAGCCATGCCGAGGCCGAGAAGATCGGCGCCTGGTAG
- a CDS encoding cell wall hydrolase, whose translation MKSTPGCSARPSTGSRLLRARLLRGLALATAVVAVAGLGACASRYYLARGSGKAEGVAATARGLSDRAFGRLTADMDDAALAVARRHDPLPKLDYWGRVPGWERLDLKTLPTLALTQVDFDTARKINAFKAASPLPLAPAKPFVLKASGAERERALQCLSQAVYFEAAYEPLEGQQAVAQTVLNRMRHPGYPKSVCGVVFEGSQRVTGCQFSFTCDGSLSRPLNPTIYAQAQAVARRALSGFVLKSVGTATHYHADYVAPYWAPTLVKLRQIGAHIFYRWTGPSGEPAAFTGRYAGGELKLSAAVLTGFDPRTQNPTPDSLIVDGKVVTTKTVTIPGPTGRIEVVQVPDAAAPDGLRTRVRSTIAGRRQATPEEMEQINARLKALEERMRPAPAAPVDPDAPVSTAPPKP comes from the coding sequence ATGAAAAGCACGCCTGGATGCTCCGCTCGACCCTCGACGGGAAGTAGGCTGCTGCGCGCGCGCCTGCTCCGCGGGCTCGCACTCGCCACGGCGGTCGTCGCCGTGGCGGGGCTGGGCGCGTGCGCCAGCCGCTATTACCTCGCCCGCGGATCGGGCAAGGCCGAGGGCGTGGCCGCCACGGCGCGGGGTCTGTCAGACCGGGCGTTCGGCCGTCTGACCGCCGACATGGACGATGCCGCTCTGGCCGTGGCCCGACGGCATGACCCGCTACCCAAGCTGGACTATTGGGGTCGAGTGCCGGGCTGGGAACGGCTTGACCTGAAGACCCTGCCGACCCTGGCCCTGACCCAGGTCGATTTCGACACCGCCCGCAAGATCAACGCTTTCAAGGCGGCCTCGCCCCTGCCGTTGGCCCCGGCCAAGCCCTTCGTGCTCAAGGCCAGCGGAGCCGAGCGGGAACGCGCTCTGCAATGTCTGTCGCAAGCCGTCTATTTCGAGGCCGCCTATGAGCCATTGGAGGGGCAGCAGGCGGTGGCCCAGACCGTGCTGAACCGCATGCGCCATCCTGGCTATCCCAAGTCGGTCTGCGGGGTGGTGTTCGAAGGCTCGCAACGGGTGACCGGCTGCCAGTTCAGCTTCACCTGCGACGGGTCGCTGTCCCGGCCGTTGAATCCGACCATCTACGCCCAGGCGCAGGCCGTGGCTCGCCGGGCCCTGAGCGGCTTCGTGCTGAAGAGCGTCGGGACGGCCACGCACTATCACGCCGACTATGTGGCGCCATACTGGGCGCCGACCCTGGTCAAGCTGCGCCAAATCGGGGCGCACATCTTTTATCGCTGGACGGGACCGTCGGGTGAGCCGGCGGCCTTCACCGGCCGCTATGCCGGCGGGGAGTTGAAGCTGAGCGCGGCGGTGCTGACCGGATTCGACCCACGCACCCAGAATCCGACGCCGGACAGCTTGATCGTCGATGGCAAGGTGGTGACCACCAAGACGGTGACCATCCCGGGCCCCACCGGGCGCATCGAGGTGGTGCAGGTCCCCGACGCCGCCGCGCCCGACGGTCTTCGCACCCGCGTCCGCAGCACCATCGCCGGCCGTCGTCAGGCGACACCGGAGGAGATGGAGCAGATCAATGCGCGCCTGAAGGCCCTGGAGGAGCGCATGCGCCCCGCTCCGGCGGCCCCCGTCGACCCTGACGCGCCGGTCAGCACCGCGCCGCCTAAGCCGTAG
- a CDS encoding Dps family protein, with protein MPAKINTGFTDAQRKAIGEALSKVLADSYAVYLKTHGYHWNVRGPYFQSLHILLEGQYTEEWAALDLIAERLRALAVAAPMGYGAFGNLSAIRDGDPENGWEAMLKELLADNETLIATLRSAVEPAEEAGDEATVDLITQRLAAHEKHAWMLRSTLDGK; from the coding sequence ATGCCGGCCAAGATCAACACCGGGTTCACCGACGCTCAACGCAAGGCTATCGGCGAGGCGCTGTCGAAGGTGCTGGCCGACAGCTACGCGGTCTATCTGAAGACGCACGGTTATCACTGGAACGTCCGCGGCCCGTATTTCCAGTCGCTGCACATCCTGCTGGAGGGCCAGTACACCGAGGAGTGGGCGGCCCTGGACCTGATCGCCGAGCGCCTGCGCGCCCTGGCTGTCGCAGCGCCCATGGGCTACGGCGCGTTCGGCAACCTGTCGGCCATTCGTGACGGAGATCCCGAGAACGGCTGGGAAGCCATGCTCAAGGAACTGCTGGCCGACAACGAGACCCTGATCGCGACCCTGCGGTCGGCGGTCGAGCCGGCGGAAGAAGCAGGCGACGAGGCCACCGTCGATCTGATCACCCAACGCCTGGCGGCGCATGAAAAGCACGCCTGGATGCTCCGCTCGACCCTCGACGGGAAGTAG